From Sphingomonas nostoxanthinifaciens, a single genomic window includes:
- a CDS encoding LytR/AlgR family response regulator transcription factor — MTIRTILVDDEPLAIQGLQLRLAKHEDVEIVDTCLNGREAIRAIKTHKPDLVFLDIQMPGFDGFSVIQGLMEVEPPLFVFVTAYADHALKGFEAGAVDYLMKPVDDDRLADTLERVRQRLSEKRAAEEVVQLKEVLAEHAPDAVDAMPEGVEAPASSRYEKLINIKDRGQIFRVDVDSIERIDAAGDYMCIYTGDNTLILRETMKDLEKRLDPRRFQRIHRSTIVNLDLVKQVKPHTNGECFLVLDSGAQVKVSRSYREVVARFVH, encoded by the coding sequence ATGACGATCCGTACCATCCTGGTCGACGACGAGCCGCTCGCGATCCAGGGACTGCAGCTTCGGCTGGCGAAGCATGAGGATGTCGAGATCGTCGACACCTGCCTCAACGGGCGCGAGGCGATCCGCGCGATCAAGACACACAAGCCCGACCTGGTCTTCCTCGACATCCAGATGCCCGGCTTCGACGGCTTCTCGGTCATCCAGGGCCTGATGGAGGTCGAGCCGCCGCTGTTCGTGTTCGTGACCGCCTACGCCGATCATGCGCTGAAAGGCTTCGAGGCCGGTGCGGTCGATTATCTGATGAAGCCGGTCGACGACGATCGCCTTGCCGACACGCTGGAGCGTGTGCGCCAGCGCCTGTCCGAGAAGCGCGCGGCCGAAGAGGTGGTCCAGCTGAAGGAAGTGCTGGCGGAGCATGCGCCCGACGCGGTCGATGCGATGCCGGAAGGCGTCGAGGCGCCGGCCTCCAGCCGCTATGAAAAGCTGATCAACATCAAGGATCGCGGCCAGATCTTCCGGGTCGACGTCGATTCGATCGAGCGGATCGATGCCGCTGGCGATTATATGTGCATCTACACCGGCGACAACACGCTGATCCTGCGCGAGACGATGAAGGATCTGGAGAAGAGGCTCGATCCGCGCCGCTTCCAGCGCATCCATCGCTCCACGATCGTCAACCTCGATCTCGTCAAGCAGGTGAAACCGCACACCAACGGCGAATGCTTTCTCGTCCTCGATTCGGGCGCGCAGGTGAAGGTCAGCCGCTCCTATCGCGAGGTGGTTGCCCGCTTCGTGCATTGA
- the pstS gene encoding phosphate ABC transporter substrate-binding protein PstS yields MKKLFFVGVGGLALATTAVGADISGAGATFPAPVYVKWAEAYKAQSGTGLNYQAIGSGGGIKQIKAKTVDFGASDKPLKPEELSASGLYQFPTVVGGIVPVMNLPGIKPGQVHLTGELLADIFLGKVTRWNAPEIAALNKGVPLPNLPITVVHRSDGSGTSFVFTTFLSMKNADWANKVGASDSVQWPTGLGGKGNDGVAAFVKQTAGSIGYVEYAYAKQNNATYALVQNKAGKWPLPTAPSFGAAAASANWLRSPGNYVMLLDQPAAAAWPISSTTFILVYREQGDAAKGAEVLKFFDWAYKKGDALAASLDYVPLPANVKTLLEKQWAKSVMADGKPVFVAK; encoded by the coding sequence ATGAAGAAGCTGTTTTTCGTTGGCGTCGGCGGTCTCGCCCTCGCCACCACCGCCGTTGGCGCAGACATTTCGGGCGCGGGCGCGACCTTCCCCGCACCGGTCTACGTCAAGTGGGCCGAAGCCTATAAGGCGCAGTCGGGCACCGGCCTGAACTATCAGGCGATCGGTTCCGGCGGCGGCATCAAGCAGATCAAGGCGAAGACCGTCGATTTCGGCGCGTCGGACAAGCCGCTGAAGCCGGAAGAACTGTCGGCCTCGGGCCTCTATCAGTTCCCCACGGTCGTCGGCGGCATCGTTCCCGTCATGAACCTGCCGGGCATCAAGCCGGGTCAGGTGCACCTGACCGGCGAGCTGCTCGCCGACATCTTCCTCGGCAAGGTCACGCGCTGGAACGCGCCGGAGATCGCGGCTCTTAATAAGGGCGTGCCGCTGCCGAACCTGCCGATCACCGTCGTCCACCGTTCGGACGGCTCGGGCACCAGCTTCGTCTTCACGACCTTCCTGTCGATGAAGAATGCGGATTGGGCCAACAAGGTCGGCGCCAGCGACAGCGTCCAGTGGCCGACCGGCCTGGGCGGCAAGGGCAATGACGGCGTCGCGGCGTTCGTGAAGCAGACCGCCGGCTCGATCGGCTATGTCGAATATGCCTATGCCAAGCAGAACAACGCCACCTACGCGCTGGTGCAGAACAAGGCCGGCAAGTGGCCGCTCCCGACCGCACCGTCGTTCGGCGCGGCAGCGGCCTCGGCTAACTGGCTGCGTTCGCCGGGCAATTACGTGATGCTGCTCGATCAGCCGGCCGCAGCCGCGTGGCCGATCAGCTCGACCACCTTCATCCTCGTCTATCGTGAGCAGGGCGACGCCGCCAAGGGCGCCGAAGTGCTCAAGTTCTTCGACTGGGCCTACAAGAAGGGCGACGCGCTGGCCGCAAGCCTCGATTACGTGCCCCTGCCGGCGAACGTGAAGACCCTGCTCGAGAAGCAGTGGGCCAAGTCGGTCATGGCCGACGGCAAGCCCGTCTTCGTCGCTAAGTAA
- the pstC gene encoding phosphate ABC transporter permease subunit PstC, which produces MASTALEAPRGAPPGHATGEIIFRSACLAAATLLMAALAGVIVSLFIGGLPAFRQFGFGFLTSTTWNPVTEVYGAAGPIAGTLVTAFLSLAIALPLALGVSVFLVEFCPARISRPIAIAVELLAGIPSIVYGMWGLFVLAPWFAAHVQLPIAMHATPGGWVDKLFAGTPNGANIFTASLILAIMILPYMAAVFRELFMTVPPQVREAAYGLGCTPFEVIRAVVIPYVRRGMIGVVMLGLGRALGETMAVTFIIGNAHGFPHSLFDSGSTIASTVANEFAEATSDMHTSALIALGFVLFVITFVVLAIARLLLREEKH; this is translated from the coding sequence ATGGCCAGTACCGCCCTTGAAGCGCCGCGTGGCGCGCCTCCCGGTCATGCCACCGGGGAGATCATCTTCCGCTCCGCCTGTCTCGCCGCGGCCACCCTGCTGATGGCGGCACTGGCGGGCGTGATCGTCAGCCTGTTCATCGGCGGGCTGCCCGCCTTCCGCCAGTTCGGCTTCGGTTTCCTCACCTCGACCACCTGGAACCCGGTGACCGAAGTGTACGGCGCCGCCGGCCCGATCGCCGGCACGCTGGTCACGGCATTCCTCAGCCTCGCCATCGCGCTGCCGCTGGCGCTCGGCGTCTCGGTGTTCCTCGTCGAATTTTGCCCCGCGCGGATTTCGCGGCCGATCGCGATCGCGGTCGAGCTGCTCGCGGGCATCCCCTCGATCGTTTACGGCATGTGGGGCCTGTTCGTGCTGGCACCGTGGTTCGCCGCGCACGTCCAGCTGCCGATCGCGATGCACGCGACGCCCGGCGGCTGGGTCGACAAGCTCTTCGCCGGCACGCCGAACGGGGCGAACATCTTCACCGCCTCGCTGATCCTCGCGATTATGATCCTGCCCTATATGGCGGCGGTGTTCCGCGAGCTGTTCATGACGGTGCCGCCGCAGGTGCGCGAGGCCGCCTACGGCCTCGGCTGCACGCCGTTCGAGGTGATCCGTGCGGTCGTGATCCCCTATGTCCGTCGCGGCATGATCGGCGTGGTCATGCTCGGCCTCGGCCGTGCGCTCGGCGAGACGATGGCGGTCACCTTCATCATCGGCAACGCCCACGGCTTCCCGCATTCGCTGTTCGACAGCGGATCGACGATCGCCTCGACCGTCGCCAACGAATTCGCCGAAGCCACCAGCGACATGCACACCTCGGCGCTGATCGCGCTGGGCTTCGTGCTGTTCGTCATCACCTTCGTGGTGCTGGCGATCGCCCGGCTCCTGCTGCGCGAGGAGAAGCACTGA
- the pstA gene encoding phosphate ABC transporter permease PstA translates to MDRAARRRIGNSIFVVLCGIATLIALAFLALILWTLLTRGVGGIDAKIFTMDQPPPGSPGGLRNAIVGSIIMCALGMAIALVVGILAGTWLAEYGAGTRYGAVIRFLNDVLISAPSILIGLFVYELLVAPFHGFSALAGGVALAFLATPIVVRTTEDILSLQPGALREAGMALGASRAFVIRTIIWKSARTGLLTAGLLGFARISGETAPLLFTSLGNLNNNYSQLTQPMASLPTTIFQFALSAYDDWQRLAWVGALLIAVAVLTINIVGRALARETRP, encoded by the coding sequence ATGGATCGCGCCGCGCGCCGCCGCATCGGCAACAGCATCTTCGTCGTCCTGTGCGGGATCGCGACCTTGATCGCGCTCGCCTTCCTGGCGCTGATCCTCTGGACCCTGCTCACCCGGGGCGTGGGGGGCATCGATGCCAAGATCTTCACCATGGACCAGCCGCCGCCCGGGTCGCCCGGTGGCCTGCGCAACGCCATCGTCGGCTCGATCATCATGTGCGCGCTCGGCATGGCGATCGCCTTGGTGGTCGGCATCCTCGCCGGCACCTGGCTTGCCGAATATGGCGCGGGCACCCGCTACGGCGCGGTGATCCGCTTCCTCAACGACGTGCTGATCTCGGCCCCGTCGATCCTGATCGGCCTGTTCGTCTACGAGCTGCTGGTGGCGCCGTTCCACGGCTTCTCCGCGCTCGCCGGCGGGGTGGCGCTGGCCTTCCTCGCCACGCCGATCGTGGTGCGCACGACCGAGGACATATTGTCGCTCCAGCCCGGCGCATTGCGCGAAGCGGGCATGGCGCTGGGCGCCAGCCGCGCCTTCGTCATCCGGACGATCATCTGGAAGTCGGCGCGCACCGGCCTGCTCACCGCCGGCCTGCTCGGCTTCGCCCGCATCTCGGGCGAGACCGCGCCGTTGCTGTTCACCAGCCTCGGCAACCTCAACAACAATTACAGCCAGCTCACCCAACCGATGGCGAGCCTGCCGACCACCATCTTCCAGTTCGCTTTGTCGGCCTATGACGACTGGCAGCGGCTGGCCTGGGTCGGCGCATTGCTGATCGCCGTCGCCGTTCTCACCATCAACATCGTCGGGCGCGCGCTGGCCCGGGAGACCCGCCCATGA
- a CDS encoding DUF882 domain-containing protein: MLDTNIGRRRLIGGALAMVAASTFITECAFAATTERRLAFRNIHTNETFDARFYGANGWDDQGLAELNHGLRDWRNNEVTQMDPALMLLLAGVRDKLGLAPQARLDLISGYRSPQTNASLRARGGEHTGVASKSQHMLGKATDIRMPGVALETLRSAALSMQAGGVGYYPKDGFVHMDTGRVRLW, translated from the coding sequence ATGCTGGATACGAATATCGGCCGCCGCCGACTGATCGGCGGCGCGCTGGCGATGGTTGCGGCCTCCACTTTCATCACCGAATGCGCGTTTGCCGCCACGACCGAGCGGCGCCTCGCCTTTCGCAACATCCATACGAACGAGACGTTCGACGCGCGCTTCTATGGCGCGAACGGCTGGGACGATCAGGGGCTCGCCGAGCTGAACCATGGCCTGCGCGACTGGCGCAACAACGAGGTCACGCAGATGGACCCGGCGTTGATGCTGCTGCTCGCGGGCGTGCGCGATAAGCTGGGCCTCGCGCCGCAGGCCAGGCTCGACTTGATCTCGGGCTATCGCTCGCCGCAGACCAATGCGTCGCTGCGCGCGCGCGGCGGCGAGCATACGGGCGTCGCCTCGAAGAGCCAGCACATGCTGGGCAAGGCCACCGACATCCGCATGCCGGGGGTCGCGCTCGAGACGCTGCGCTCGGCAGCTTTGTCGATGCAGGCGGGCGGCGTCGGCTATTATCCCAAGGACGGCTTCGTCCACATGGACACCGGCCGCGTTCGCCTGTGGTGA
- a CDS encoding sensor histidine kinase has product MPMSLVPSRPFFEDRNHAFWVLQSAGWSGYFVLRALSGIANAMGWLFVVPTALTTATGYSLTLLMSAAYRRLFRMRPAVTWTVSIIILCTASAVFSSIETWAHATFYRTGAMPEGIQFLSAILLDFSLLAAWSALYYGIKFYMLVEEQRIQLLRLESQASSAQLAMLRYQLNPHFLFNTLNSISTLVLLKHTERANAMLSRLASFLRYTLVSEPEGETRIRQEIETLKLYLDIEKMRFEERLRPRFDVDPAAADALLPSLLLQPLVENAVKYAVTPKEEGADVAVIVRRMGNRVHITVSDTGPGSNVGQNDGGTRPVPSTGVGLANIRDRLAQAYGGDHRFETQARPDGFDVTIDIPYVA; this is encoded by the coding sequence ATGCCGATGTCGTTGGTCCCATCGCGCCCCTTCTTCGAAGATCGCAACCACGCCTTCTGGGTGCTGCAGTCGGCCGGATGGTCGGGCTATTTCGTCCTGCGCGCGCTCAGCGGGATCGCCAATGCGATGGGCTGGCTGTTCGTCGTGCCGACTGCGCTGACAACCGCGACCGGCTATTCGCTCACCCTGCTGATGTCGGCGGCCTATCGGCGGCTGTTCCGCATGCGGCCGGCGGTCACCTGGACGGTCTCGATCATCATCCTGTGTACGGCCTCCGCGGTTTTCTCGTCGATCGAGACGTGGGCGCATGCCACCTTCTACCGCACGGGGGCGATGCCGGAGGGGATTCAATTCCTCTCGGCGATCCTGCTCGATTTCTCGCTGCTGGCGGCGTGGTCGGCGCTCTACTACGGTATAAAGTTCTACATGCTGGTCGAGGAGCAGCGCATCCAGCTGCTGCGGCTGGAGAGCCAGGCCTCCTCGGCGCAGCTGGCGATGCTGCGCTATCAGCTCAATCCCCACTTCCTGTTCAACACGCTCAACTCGATTTCCACGCTGGTGCTGCTCAAGCATACCGAGCGCGCCAATGCGATGCTGTCGCGGCTCGCCTCGTTCCTGCGCTACACGCTCGTCAGCGAGCCGGAGGGCGAGACCCGCATCCGGCAGGAGATCGAGACGCTGAAGCTCTATCTCGACATCGAGAAGATGCGCTTCGAGGAGCGGCTGCGGCCGAGGTTCGACGTCGATCCGGCAGCGGCCGATGCGCTGCTGCCGTCTTTGCTGTTGCAGCCGCTGGTTGAGAATGCCGTGAAATATGCCGTGACCCCCAAGGAGGAGGGGGCCGACGTTGCGGTGATCGTACGCCGAATGGGAAATCGCGTTCACATCACGGTCAGCGACACCGGTCCAGGATCCAATGTAGGCCAGAACGACGGGGGCACGCGCCCCGTCCCTTCAACGGGCGTCGGTCTGGCGAACATCAGGGACAGGCTGGCTCAGGCATATGGTGGCGATCATCGGTTTGAAACCCAGGCCCGGCCCGATGGGTTCGATGTGACCATCGATATCCCTTACGTCGCCTGA
- the pstB gene encoding phosphate ABC transporter ATP-binding protein PstB: MTDTVTIGTTPPSTSADDELFMSPPPADRLVLEARALEFFYGQNRALHGVDLPIERNKITALIGPSGCGKSTLLRVLNRIYALYPGQRAEGQILLDGENMLDGGDAAALRARVGMVFQKPTPFPMSIYDNVAFGVRLYHKRNKAEMDEIVERSLTRAALWDEVKDKLHTSGLGLSGGQQQRLCVARGIAVQPEILLLDEPASALDPVSTAKLEQTLVELKKDLTIVIVTHNLQQASRISDYTGFMFLGRMIEFGPTAEIFASPRSRRTRDYVTGRFG; encoded by the coding sequence ATGACCGACACCGTGACCATCGGCACCACGCCCCCGTCGACTTCGGCCGACGACGAGCTGTTCATGTCGCCGCCTCCTGCCGACCGGCTGGTGCTGGAGGCGCGTGCGCTGGAGTTCTTCTACGGCCAGAACCGCGCGCTCCACGGCGTCGACCTGCCGATCGAGCGCAACAAGATCACCGCGCTGATCGGCCCGTCGGGCTGCGGCAAGTCGACGCTGCTGCGCGTCCTCAACCGCATCTACGCGCTCTATCCCGGCCAGCGGGCCGAGGGCCAGATCCTGCTCGACGGCGAGAACATGCTCGACGGCGGCGACGCCGCGGCGTTGCGCGCGCGCGTCGGCATGGTGTTCCAGAAGCCGACGCCCTTCCCCATGTCGATCTACGACAATGTCGCGTTCGGCGTGCGCCTCTACCATAAGCGCAACAAGGCGGAGATGGACGAGATCGTCGAGCGCTCGCTGACCCGCGCGGCTTTGTGGGACGAGGTCAAGGACAAGCTCCACACGTCGGGCCTCGGCCTGTCGGGCGGCCAGCAGCAGCGGCTGTGCGTCGCACGCGGCATCGCCGTCCAGCCGGAAATCCTGCTGCTCGACGAGCCCGCCTCGGCGCTCGATCCGGTCTCGACCGCGAAGCTTGAGCAGACGTTGGTCGAGCTCAAGAAGGATCTGACGATCGTCATCGTCACGCACAACCTTCAGCAGGCGAGCCGCATCTCGGATTATACCGGCTTCATGTTCCTTGGCCGGATGATCGAGTTCGGCCCCACCGCCGAAATCTTCGCCAGCCCGCGCTCGCGCCGCACGCGTGATTACGTGACCGGACGCTTCGGCTGA
- a CDS encoding GAF domain-containing protein, with protein sequence MQYEDVTAEQSPPWDESERLEALVQSGILDTEPEQAFEDVVLLAKTICDVPIALVSLVDAERQWFKARIGVDVRETPITTSVCAIAIRGAGLFEVRDLSIDPRTADMALVCGDPGIRFYAGMPLVTGGGMPLGSLCVIDVVPRPEGLTGPQRDALAALARRTIAQIELGALFRQREIALSASQGIGTWDWDVQRDRVVADERFASIYGVDPAVAINGAPIAEFFGRVHPDDLERLKREIDAVLRSGEPFSSEYRLVRADGSPQWLIAQGRPMLDGDGRPVRFPGISFDITDRKSVEARAAALLELSDRIRDAKEPGDIAGVACEIIGKTMGVSRVGYGTIDRAAELVRMERDWNAPGIQSLPDVMEFRDYGSYIDQLKKGETVTIADVHDDARTRDTAEMLIGVAAHSFINMPLTEQGGFVALLYLNNAVPRHWRPEEVAFVREVAERVRSATERRRVEQELAALTASLEAQVEARTHDMMRMEEQLRHSQKMEAVGQLTGGLAHDFNNMLTGISGALEMIQIRVKQGRTGELDRYAVAAQGAAARAAALTHRLLAFSRRQTLDPRPTDINRLVVGMEEIVRRTIGPQITLEVVGAVGLWPAIVDQNQLESALLNLCINARDAMPDGGRLTIETANKWLDERAARERDLPPGQYLSLCVTDTGTGMSIETQARAFDPFFTTKPLGEGTGLGLSMIYGFVRQSGGQVRIYSEIGQGTTMCLYFPRHYGTADREDERRSVGDLPRADAGHTVLIVDDEPTIRMLVTEVLEELGCIALEAGDGPEALTMLQGHPEIDLLITDVGLPGTMNGRQVADAARAQRPELKVLFITGYAENAVIGNAQLEPGMEVLTKPFAMELLAARTRAMLDGER encoded by the coding sequence GTGCAGTACGAAGACGTGACCGCCGAACAGTCGCCCCCCTGGGACGAATCGGAGCGGCTGGAAGCGCTCGTCCAGAGCGGTATCCTCGATACCGAGCCGGAGCAGGCATTCGAGGACGTCGTCCTGCTGGCCAAGACGATCTGCGACGTGCCGATCGCGCTGGTGAGCCTGGTCGATGCCGAGCGGCAATGGTTCAAGGCGCGGATCGGGGTCGATGTCCGCGAGACGCCGATCACGACATCGGTCTGCGCGATCGCGATCCGCGGCGCCGGGCTGTTCGAGGTGCGCGATCTCTCGATCGATCCGCGCACGGCCGACATGGCGCTGGTCTGCGGCGATCCCGGCATCCGCTTCTATGCGGGCATGCCGCTGGTCACCGGGGGCGGCATGCCGCTTGGCAGTCTGTGCGTCATCGACGTGGTGCCCCGTCCGGAAGGGCTTACCGGCCCGCAACGTGACGCGCTCGCCGCGCTCGCGCGTCGGACGATCGCGCAGATCGAGCTGGGCGCGCTGTTTCGCCAGCGCGAAATCGCACTCTCCGCCTCGCAGGGCATCGGCACCTGGGACTGGGACGTGCAGCGCGACCGCGTGGTGGCCGACGAGCGTTTCGCAAGTATCTATGGGGTTGATCCGGCGGTCGCGATCAACGGCGCGCCGATCGCCGAGTTTTTCGGGCGTGTCCATCCGGACGATCTGGAGCGCCTGAAGCGCGAGATCGACGCGGTACTGCGCAGCGGTGAGCCGTTCAGCAGCGAATATCGCCTGGTGCGCGCCGATGGATCGCCGCAGTGGTTGATCGCGCAGGGGCGGCCGATGCTCGACGGCGACGGCAGGCCGGTCCGCTTTCCTGGCATCAGCTTCGACATCACCGATCGCAAGAGCGTCGAGGCGCGCGCCGCCGCACTGCTGGAGCTCAGCGACCGCATTCGGGACGCCAAGGAGCCGGGCGATATTGCCGGTGTCGCCTGCGAGATCATCGGCAAGACGATGGGCGTCAGCCGGGTCGGTTATGGGACGATCGATCGCGCCGCCGAATTGGTGCGGATGGAGCGCGATTGGAACGCGCCCGGCATCCAGAGTCTGCCGGACGTCATGGAGTTCCGCGATTATGGCAGCTACATCGACCAGCTGAAGAAGGGCGAGACCGTCACCATCGCCGACGTGCACGACGATGCGCGCACGCGCGATACCGCCGAGATGCTGATCGGCGTGGCGGCGCATTCCTTCATCAACATGCCGCTGACCGAGCAGGGGGGCTTCGTCGCCTTGCTGTATCTCAATAATGCCGTCCCGCGGCATTGGCGCCCCGAAGAGGTCGCGTTCGTTCGCGAGGTCGCCGAGCGCGTGCGCAGCGCGACCGAACGCCGGCGGGTGGAGCAGGAACTCGCCGCGCTCACCGCCTCGCTCGAGGCACAGGTCGAGGCGCGCACCCACGATATGATGCGGATGGAGGAGCAGCTCCGCCACAGTCAGAAGATGGAGGCGGTCGGCCAGCTCACCGGCGGTCTTGCCCACGATTTCAATAATATGCTGACGGGTATTTCCGGCGCGCTGGAGATGATCCAGATCCGCGTCAAGCAGGGTCGCACCGGCGAGCTCGATCGCTACGCCGTCGCTGCGCAGGGGGCTGCCGCGCGCGCGGCGGCGCTCACCCACCGCCTGCTGGCCTTCTCGCGCCGTCAGACGCTCGATCCGCGCCCGACCGACATCAACCGGCTGGTCGTGGGGATGGAGGAGATCGTGCGCCGTACGATCGGCCCGCAGATCACGCTCGAGGTGGTCGGCGCGGTCGGCCTGTGGCCCGCAATCGTCGATCAGAACCAGCTCGAAAGTGCATTGCTCAATCTCTGCATCAATGCGCGCGATGCCATGCCCGACGGCGGCCGGTTGACGATCGAGACCGCCAACAAATGGCTCGACGAGCGCGCCGCGCGCGAACGCGATCTGCCGCCCGGCCAATATCTGTCATTGTGCGTGACCGACACCGGCACGGGCATGTCGATCGAGACGCAGGCGCGCGCCTTCGACCCTTTCTTCACCACCAAGCCGCTCGGCGAAGGCACCGGTCTCGGACTGTCGATGATCTACGGCTTTGTCCGTCAATCGGGCGGCCAGGTGCGGATCTATAGCGAGATCGGGCAAGGCACGACCATGTGCCTTTATTTCCCGCGCCATTATGGCACTGCCGATCGCGAGGATGAGCGGCGCAGCGTCGGCGACCTGCCACGCGCCGATGCCGGCCACACCGTCCTGATCGTCGACGACGAGCCGACCATCCGGATGCTGGTGACCGAAGTGCTGGAGGAACTGGGCTGCATCGCGCTGGAGGCGGGCGACGGCCCCGAGGCGCTGACGATGCTGCAGGGTCATCCCGAGATCGACCTGCTCATCACCGACGTGGGGCTGCCTGGGACGATGAACGGTCGTCAGGTCGCCGATGCGGCGCGGGCCCAGCGGCCGGAGCTGAAGGTGCTGTTCATCACCGGCTATGCCGAGAATGCGGTGATCGGCAACGCGCAGCTCGAGCCCGGCATGGAGGTGCTGACCAAGCCCTTCGCCATGGAATTGCTCGCCGCGCGCACCCGCGCGATGCTCGACGGCGAACGATAG
- the thiE gene encoding thiamine phosphate synthase, translating to MSNDLPDDDMNLDPGFADRFERQFRPRCQLYLISPPAINDGFVDRLARALDAGPVAAFQLRLKDMDDHMIARAAEPLQRLCADADVTFIVNDSIALAKRLGADGVHLGQDDGDPREARALLGPAVQIGVTCHDSRHLAMDAGEAGADYVAFGSFYPTTTKETRHQPEPSILGWWSTLFELPCVAIGGITPANAAPLVAAGADFLAVCGAVWNAAEGEEAAVKAFAEVLAA from the coding sequence ATGAGCAACGACCTCCCCGACGACGACATGAATCTCGATCCGGGCTTCGCCGACCGGTTCGAGCGGCAGTTCCGACCGCGCTGCCAGCTGTACCTGATCTCGCCCCCCGCGATCAACGACGGCTTCGTCGATCGGCTGGCCCGCGCGCTGGATGCCGGCCCGGTCGCGGCGTTCCAGCTTCGGCTGAAAGATATGGACGACCATATGATCGCGCGCGCGGCCGAGCCGCTGCAGCGCCTGTGTGCCGACGCCGACGTGACGTTCATCGTCAACGACAGCATCGCGCTCGCCAAAAGGCTGGGCGCCGACGGGGTGCATCTGGGCCAGGATGACGGCGATCCGCGCGAGGCACGCGCATTGCTCGGGCCGGCCGTGCAGATCGGCGTTACCTGTCACGACAGCCGCCACCTCGCGATGGATGCGGGCGAGGCGGGCGCAGACTATGTCGCGTTCGGCAGCTTCTATCCCACCACGACGAAGGAGACGCGGCACCAGCCCGAGCCGTCGATTCTCGGCTGGTGGTCGACCCTGTTCGAACTGCCTTGCGTGGCGATCGGCGGCATCACGCCGGCCAATGCGGCGCCCCTGGTCGCGGCGGGTGCGGATTTTCTGGCGGTCTGCGGCGCGGTGTGGAATGCCGCCGAGGGCGAGGAAGCGGCGGTCAAGGCATTTGCCGAGGTTCTGGCGGCCTGA